A single region of the Eleginops maclovinus isolate JMC-PN-2008 ecotype Puerto Natales chromosome 16, JC_Emac_rtc_rv5, whole genome shotgun sequence genome encodes:
- the si:dkey-89b17.4 gene encoding LOW QUALITY PROTEIN: zinc finger protein 646 (The sequence of the model RefSeq protein was modified relative to this genomic sequence to represent the inferred CDS: inserted 1 base in 1 codon) yields MAMHDMSRAKGFPCKECDMVCPSTPSLLEHMKAHYQQEENGRFECEQCGRVYKHAASLANHKKSHEVGSFQCPVCTRTLPNAVALKNHLRIHTLSPSSAHAEEESEEVPEETGHDERDYGLAQDLSDGFGRSHLNNSGLGHSVLQGHETDNNGKKGSPEHDNAWDRPFKCDQCDRTYRHHGSLVNHKKCHQQGTFKCSVCFKQFSNLAALNSHERTHSKFKTPGASMVSSSSSSLHDSRSSGTHSSQSNDTASCFCHLCQIALPNKTDFQEHILLHNAASPSLGLTRSFPGIMAHNLSAIRSPAYTPALGDPLPLPPLPTDKRGPYDPIMGPPVNNPIYTCAYCGAGHPDLDTLKVHYLTHDPNPASHGQESSILNSDALSSGSQGSVSSPSGGRVPQANSPDNGERRFKCGECGKSYRHAGSLVNHKRCHQTGHYQCTICCKQYPHLAALHSHLRSHKGRSANQSLNNDGNDWLSPEPLTLDSQQSYVQEGSGATTPISLPGNLGDAAHFVQDGGHGSGLESLEFHDRFDGSSLSQSNSAHRQADRHVCADCGEMYGDVSGIKSHMCPRRGQQPQQQQGNMSNGFMGNMNYHSSTATSLPAGSSSSLKEGSSQRQYSQSGGKRMGSNDKDDDDDGEVYQCSVCGNHYASLRALRSHLRSHANNPTGPGPSSLEQEWRMICSTCGQSFSRKQDLLNHQLVHGPQRPDGQQQGIVGSSANGNDKMDGRNHICVDCGMFFADRHHLITHLCPGKNRSSSLSKQGLNGAKGMSGGEGVGGGVAGGSREVGGDGRRPMLDQSDKPHKCDQCGRGYRHPCSLLNHKKSHKTGVFRCLVCQKRYYNLLALKNHQRTHFDLKRHKCEECGKAFKIQKQLINHLRLHEEHRAKGLVRTGPNGSRFQQPGPSQMQNMRGEPSKAQQTGVKYSQQGFKKPYSSAGTSRPQKFDPSETGRRPFACEECGKTYRHAGSLANHKNLHKIGEYHCNVCNSTYPNRLAMKNHLRLHFAQKKHNCQECGKGFRTQRQLATHTTAGLCKGPQGPGVQMDFECDGCCEGFATADELAAHDCPAQHLPSSSSSNNTPNISLERSSVDLDSDERPYACDLCSCAYKHASSLLNHKHTHKTGNFRCNFCDKPYTNYMALRNHMRIHTQRKKHICHTCGKXFRLARFLRNHQKVHEEGATPFGCPTCGKSFQGRSGLARHRCGDNQVGMEIRRKAAAPPGEGEECRYTCDQCGRSYRHASSLLNHKNTHTVGIYHCAVCLKTYSNLLALKNHRRIHSEMRRHRCHDCGKAFRVSSQLYNHRRVHQKQRELTCRSCQRSFPTQASFRLHMEITHGQTPQPRQPRPQQPRPGGSQELGWGSGLDLTLMQEQGLHPSSIAKARSRGGHSEVLKPHACDQCGRSYRHASSLLNHKNSHKTGTYFCNSCQKEFPNLMSLKNHRRIHTEPKRYQCPDCGKSFRVSTQLICHRRIHTKEKPFSCQQCDKRFSSKSNLRHHMKVHWNGSTAPPPMAMGAANFLDLSPVGSCSRSFACDQCGRSYRHASSLLNHKNSHKTGTYFCNSCQKEFPNLMSLKNHRRIHTEPKRYQCPDCGKSFRVSTALVCHRRIHTKEKPFSCQQCDKFFSSRANLRHHMKVHWRGPQLSRRAPSAFLSVPSRPYT; encoded by the exons ATGGCAATGCATGATATGAGTCGTGCCAAGGGTTTCCCCTGTAAAGAGTGTGATATGGTTTGTCCGAGTACTCCAAGTCTTCTAGAACATATGAAAGCACATTATCAGCAAGAAGAAAACGGACGTTTTGAGTGTGAACAGTGTGGCCGAGTTTACAAGCACGCAGCTAGCCTAGCCAATCATAAAAAGTCTCACGAAGTAGGTTCATTCCAGTGTCCAGTTTGTACGCGTACGCTGCCAAACGCGGTAGCTTTAAAAAATCACCTACGTATCCATACTCTGTCCCCCAGTAGTGCACACGCAGAAGAAGAGAGCGAAGAAGTTCCAGAGGAAACGGGCCACGACGAGAGGGACTACGGTCTCGCCCAAGACCTCTCGGACGGGTTTGGTCGCTCACATTTGAATAATAGTGGTTTGGGACATAGTGTCCTACAAGGCCACGAGACAGACAACAACGGAAAAAAAGGCTCTCCTGAGCACGACAACGCTTGGGACAGACCATTCAAGTGTGACCAGTGCGATAGAACCTACCGGCACCACGGTAGCTTGGTGAACCACAAAAAGTGTCATCAGCAGGGAACTTTTAagtgctctgtgtgttttaaacaatTTAGCAACCTGGCTGCCCTAAACAGCCACGAGAGAACTCATTCGAAGTTCAAGACCCCTGGTGCCTCAAtggtgagcagcagcagcagcagcctccacGACTCGCGTAGCAGTGGCACACATTCGTCTCAGAGCAACGATACTGCCTCGTGCTTCTGCCACCTGTGCCAGATAGCGCTGCCAAATAAGACTGATTTTCAGGAGCATATACTGCTGCACAACGCAGCCTCGCCCTCCCTTGGTCTGACGCGCAGTTTCCCTGGAATCATGGCCCACAATCTGAGTGCGATTCGATCTCCAGCATACACCCCTGCGCTGGGTGACCCTCTGCCCCTGCCACCCCTGCCCACTGACAAACGAGGCCCATATGACCCCATTATGGGCCCTCCAGTCAACAATCCCATCTACACATGCGCATACTGTGGCGCAGGACATCCAGATCTGGACACCCTAAAAGTCCACTATCTGACCCATGACCCTAACCCTGCCTCTCATGGCCAGGAAAGCTCCATTCTCAACTCAGACGCGCTTAGCTCTGGATCACAGGGCTCGGTATCCTCTCCCTCTGGAGGCCGGGTGCCCCAGGCTAATTCTCCAGATAATGGAGAGCGGCGCTTCAAGTGTGGAGAGTGCGGCAAAAGCTACCGGCATGCAGGAAGCCTGGTCAACCACAAGCGCTGCCATCAGACAGGCCATTACCAGTGCACAATCTGCTGTAAGCAGTACCCCCACCTGGCAGCGCTACACAGCCACCTACGAAGCCACAAGGGGCGTTCTGCCAACCAGTCTTTAAATAATGATGGCAATGACTGGCTGTCTCCAGAGCCACTAACCCTAGACTCCCAGCAGAGCTACGTCCAGGAAGGCAGCGGCGCCACGACTCCAATTTCCCTGCCAGGGAATCTTGGTGATGCGGCCCACTTCGTACAAGATGGTGGCCACGGCAGTGGGTTGGAATCTCTTGAGTTCCACGATCGCTTTGATGGCAGTTCACTTTCCCAGAGCAACTCTGCTCACCGCCAGGCAGACAGACATGTGTGCGCAGACTGCGGCGAGATGTATGGAGATGTATCTGGCATCAAGTCGCACATGTGTCCTCGTCGTGGCCAGCAGCCGCAACAGCAGCAAGGGAACATGTCTAACGGTTTCATGGGAAACATGAATTACCACAGCTCCACTGCAACTTCACTGCCTGCTGGAAGCTCCAGCAGCCTGAAAGAAGGCAGCAGCCAGCGACAATATTCCCAGAGCGGAGGCAAGAGAATGGGAAGCAATGACAAAGATGACGACGATGATGGAGAAGTGTATCAGTGTTCGGTGTGCGGCAATCACTACGCCAGCCTCCGAGCCCTCAGGAGCCACCTGCGTAGCCATGCGAATAACCCAACAGGGCCCGGACCTTCCTCCCTGGAGCAAGAGTGGAGGATGATCTGCTCCACCTGTGGCCAGAGCTTCTCAAGGAAGCAAGACCTACTGAATCACCAGTTAGTCCATGGCCCCCAAAGGCCGGATGGCCAGCAACAGGGTATTGTAGGCAGCTCAGCTAATGGCAATGACAAGATGGATGGACGCAACCATATTTGTGTTGACTGTGGCATGTTTTTTGCCGACCGCCACCACTTGATCACACACTTGTGCCCTGGCAAGAATAGGTCTAGCTCCCTGAGCAAGCAGGGTCTGAATGGAGCCAAAGGGATGTCTGGAGGAGAAGGTGTCGGTGGTGGGGTTGCCGGTGGAAGCCGTGAGGTTGGTGGCGATGGACGTAGGCCTATGTTGGACCAAAGTGACAAGCCCCATAAGTGCGACCAATGCGGACGAGGATACAGACACCCCTGCTCACTCCTTAACCACAAGAAGTCACATAAGACGGGGGTTTTCCGCTGCTTGGTGTGCCAGAAACGCTACTACAATCTGCTGGCTCTGAAGAATCACCAAAGGACCCACTTTGATCTAAAGAG GCACAAGTGTGAAGAATGTGGAAAAGCTTTCAAGATCCAAAAGCAGCTGATCAACCATCTTCGTCTCCATGAGGAGCACCGAGCCAAAGGTCTTGTTCGGACTGGCCCCAATGGTTCTCGCTTCCAGCAGCCTGGACCGTCTCAAATGCAGAATATGAGAGGAGAACCATCAAAGGCCCAGCAGACTGGCGTGAAATATAGCCAGCAGGGGTTCAAGAAACCCTACTCTTCAGCTGGAACTTCAAGGCCCCAGAAGTTTGATCCATCTGAAACTGGACGTCGGCCTTTTGCATGCGAAGAATGTGGCAAGACATACCGACACGCAGGCAGCCTGGCCAATCACAAGAACCTTCACAAAATTGGGGAGTACCACTGCAACGTTTGCAACTCCACATACCCCAACAGGCTGGCAATGAAAAACCATCTTCGTCTCCACTTTGCCCAGAAGAAACACAACTGCCAAGAATGCGGCAAGGGCTTCCGTACCCAGAGGCAGCTAGCCACCCACACTACAGCTGGCCTGTGCAAAGGACCACAGGGCCCCGGAGTCCAGATGGATTTTGAGTGCGATGGCTGCTGCGAAGGCTTTGCCACGGCCGATGAACTTGCAGCCCACGACTGCCCGGCCCAGCACCTGCCTTCATCCTCCTCAAGCAACAACACCCCCAATATCAGCTTAGAGAGAAGTTCTGTGGACCTGGACTCTGACGAGAGACCCTATGCTTGTGACCTCTGCAGCTGTGCCTACAAACATGCAAGCTCCTTGTTGAACCACAAGCACACCCACAAGACAGGCAACTTTCGTTGCAACTTCTGCGACAAGCCCTACACCAACTACATGGCCCTACGCAACCATATGCGCATCCACACTCAGCGGAAGAAGCACATCTGCCACACGTGTGGAA CCTTCCGGCTTGCCAGGTTCCTCCGAAACCACCAGAAGGTCCACGAGGAGGGCGCTACCCCCTTTGGCTGCCCCACCTGTGGGAAGAGTTTCCAGGGGAGATCCGGCCTAGCCAGGCACCGCTGCGGTGACAACCAGGTAGGCATGGAAATCAGGAGGAAGGCCGCTGCACCCCCGGGAGAGGGCGAGGAGTGTCGGTACAC GTGTGATCAGTGCGGACGCTCCTACCGCCACGCCAGCTCCCTCCTTAACCACAAGAACACCCACACTGTCGGCATCTACCACTGCGCCGTGTGCCTCAAGACCTACTCCAACCTGCTTGCCCTGAAGAACCACCGTCGTATCCACTCAGAGATGCGGCGCCATCGATGCCACGACTGCGGAAAGGCCTTCCGCGTTTCCTCTCAGCTATACAACCACCGACGAGTCCACCAGAAGCAGCGGGAGCTCACCTGCCGCTCCTGCCAAAGATCCTTCCCCACGCAGGCCAGCTTCAGGCTCCACATGGAGATCACCCATGGCCAAACGCCGCAGCCCCGCCAGCCCAGACCCCAGCAGCCTCGGCCGGGGGGCTCCCAGGAGCTGGGCTGGGGGTCAGGCCTTGACCTCACATTGATGCAAGAGCAAGGACTGCACCCTAGCAGCATTGCCAAAGCCCGCAGCCGTGGTGGCCACAGTGAGGTCCTCAAACCCCACGCCTGCGATCAGTGTGGTCGCTCTTACCGCCACGCCAGCTCCCTCCTCAACCACAAGAACAGCCACAAGACCGGGACCTACTTCTGCAACTCCTGCCAGAAGGAGTTCCCCAACCTGATGTCCCTCAAGAACCACCGCCGGATCCACACCGAGCCCAAACGCTACCAGTGTCCCGACTGCGGGAAGTCCTTCCGTGTCTCCACCCAACTCATCTGCCACCGCCGCATCCACACCAAGGAGAAGCCGTTCTCCTGCCAGCAGTGCGACAAGCGCTTCTCCTCCAAGTCCAACCTGAGGCACCACATGAAGGTGCACTGGAACGGATCCACGGCGCCCCCTCCCATGGCCATGGGTGCGGCCAACTTCCTGG ATCTGAGTCCGGTGGGTTCCTGCTCCCGGAGCTTCGCCTGCGATCAGTGTGGTCGCTCTTACCGCCACGCCAGCTCCCTCCTCAACCACAAGAACAGCCACAAGACCGGGACCTACTTCTGCAACTCCTGCCAGAAGGAGTTCCCCAACCTGATGTCCCTCAAAAACCACCGCCGGATCCACACCGAGCCCAAACGCTACCAGTGTCCCGACTGCGGGAAGTCCTTCCGAGTATCCACGGCGCTCGTCTGCCACCGCCGCATTCACACCAAGGAGAAGCCGTTCTCCTGCCAGCAGTGCGACAAGTTCTTCTCATCCCGGGCCAACCTGCGCCACCACATGAAGGTGCACTGGAGGGGGCCGCAGCTGTCCCGTAGGGCTCCGTCAGCCTTCCTCAGCGTCCCCTCCAGACCGTACACTTAG